Below is a window of Tolypothrix bouteillei VB521301 DNA.
ATACCTTCGATATCAGGTGTCTCCATCTTTTGCAAGTCAAATTTCACCGATTCAATTGCAATTGATTTAATTGGTGCTATTTTCAGCAATCGTTTGATCCAGCTTTCAGTAGTTAACAGACGATGGCGTAAACTAGGTGCTAACCAACCATCTGGCTTTTTGCGGTCAAATCTCTTTTTTCGGTAACGAAGTCTTCTGGATCTCCTAGCGCGTCGAACACTTGCTCTAGTAATCATCTCCATCTTAATTGCTAATCCCCGATGCTCTAATTCCATTGCCCAGACGGCTTCATTCTTATTTAAATCCACTAGACAAATCCCTGTATAGCGGCTTCCGGGGTCAATTCTCATTTCTAAATACGGTTCTATATTTTCGTCAACGTCCTTATCCAGAATTAAAGTAAATGGGAATAACTTGAGTTTTTTAGCTTTGCCAACAGACTGTAAAATCCTCGCTCTAGCTGGTGTTGTTGGTTTTAGGATTAAGCCATTCTTATTTAAAACAAATACTGAGTTGGTAATCATCATTTGATGAATCTCCCGATTGGGGTATGGTTTGCCTCGACACTGCTTTTAAACTTCTCAAAAAGGTTCGGTGTTGCACTGGTGCAAAGCAGCCATGTTCCTCCCTCGACGCTTGAGACTGGCTAATCTCCCGCACGTCATGATTTAAAAGCGGACTTAAACTCTTGCGAGTAACGTAGAATAAACAGTTCTACGCTCTTGTCTGGTGAAGTCAATAGATCGAATTACTCCGATTTACTCCGGATTTCTCCGTTTTGCATACTTCTCATCTGTCGTTAAATTTCGATAATTTCCAAAATGTGTAAGATTTATAGCTATATAATTTACGAGTTTTGGTATTATACTTTTTTTCTATTGCCTTACGTAAGCTTGTTGAAGGATTGAGCAAAAAAATATCAGTAAATCCTTTAGGCTGTTTGGGAAGAGCTTTACCTCTTACCAACAGAAAGCGGACTTTTGGTTGAACGAGATAGCTCAGAGAAAAGGTATTTCCGGAATGACTGCTAGAAGCATGGCTGATTAACAGCGGACGATAAGATTGATTAATAATTTTAGCAATTTGTAGATTACCATAACTTACACTTTTACTCCATAAAGTTTCTTTTTGAGAAATGACCGCACAGGAGATCGCACCACTCAAAATAACTACAATCAAAATCATTTCCCATATTTTCCGGCGTAAAATATTGCCATTGTAAAGTTGAGTAGCCAACGCATATGCAACAGCTAGCTCTATACCCAAGTAAGAAGGCATGAAATATTGTTCCCCAGTTGACCGTATTCCTCCAAACATTAAGTCTGGAAGTATGAGGGGTATTGCTGGTACAGCAATTAACAGTACAATAAATAACCAGATTTTTGGATGGGTTGTCAGACAAAGAAGATAAATTGAGTATCCTGTTCCTATTAAAAATATTAAAGCGCTCAAATAAGTGAATGGATTTTCGATTTCAAAACCTAAATCAAAAAAAATCCGACTCAATTGAATGAGCCAAGCTTGGAAGAGAGCAAACAGAGGTAATTTAGATGATGTCCCATTTGTTGTTTGATGAAATTGAAAGAAATTTGTAAGTATAATTAATATCCAAGGAATAAAGCTGCAAAATCCTGCTAGCGATGCAAGGGTGTAGGCTTTGACTGTTTTATTCCAACGAAAATCTGCTGTTGCAGTGACATAAATTCCATGAGCAACTGCAAGAAATCCACTTAACAAAGATGTATAAAAGCTAAGTGTTAAGGTGACTGTATAGATTCCCCAGACATAAATGCGATCTTCCTTGTGTTCTCCTGTAGTTTCCAGTCGCAAAGCTCTCAGTAGCGCTCCACTAGATATTACAATTGTGACCAGCCATAAAATATATTCTTGTGCTTCTTGAGCGTACACAAGATGAATTGGGGAAATGGTTGTGAGTGCGATCGCAACGTAGGGAACCGATAGCGGTACAATAAATAATTCCCGGCAAAGCCAATAAAGACTGGGAAAGACTAGTAAACTCACGATCGCAGAAAAACTTCGGATTGCTGTTACCGAAGTGCCAAAAAGTTGAACCCATATTCGTATGAGTAAGTAATACAAGGGCGGGCGTTGAGGGTCTTCGATTGCTAAAGACATAAGTGTATCCCCCAAGCCTTTTTCATAATTGAGGCTTTGAAACTTATCAAAAGCTTCCTTTTTGAGGGTACGACTGTTAAAAATTTGTCGTTGAACTTCTAGAGATGTGTATCCAGAAATACGTAATGACGTATGGGTTTCATCCTGAGAGTAAACCTTGGTATCAAGATTATAGAAACGAAAGAATACACCAAGCGCAAACACTGTAATAATTAGAAACCGCAACCAATAAGGAGCAAGTTTGATTTGCCGCATAAACAGCTTCTTGATGAATTTGCGTAATGTGATGAGAGTGAAAAATCCGAGTAAATTGCAATTGTCATAAGCTAGGTACAGCTTGCGCCGAAGCGATCGACAAAGCTTAACGGAAGACAGTCGTATCGCCAATACTACTTTTAAAATATGTAGATATGGTAATTTGACGATAGTTGTTTCACTATTATCTTTATAAAGATTTTTGCAAAGTTTTGTAAAAATCCTAACTCAATCTTTAGACTTAAGCTTTGCATGAGCTTTTAGGGGTTTGCACCTTTTACTTCAACGCTCATAAAAATCTGAAATACCTCGATCCGACACGGTAACTTTTAAGTTCGGAGATGATTGAGCGAAAGACTCAAGAAGCCATTGATTTGATTTTGGCTGGAATCAAAGCTTAATGCAACACTAGATAAGTTTAAAATACAGATGCCTTCAAAATTCATTCATGGTATATTACACTTCCCCGATCTGGTAACAGAACATTAAACCTGCATAACTATGACAAGATTAGAATTAAAATTCGTTAACTTTGGCAAGATTTAACTGAAATATTAGAAAATTTAGATGTTAAGATTCCCGAAAATTTAAGTTTTCTTGAAATAATTTTATATGTTTGAATGTCAAGTAGAGCTTCTTTCCCTTATAGAAGAGGATGGAGAAACAATTTATTTTTTGGTAGGTCAGTACAGTTTCGATCCAGGATTACAAATTGGTGAAGAAGTTTGGATTAATTGTGAAGTAGGAGGTGAAATTTTTTCTCTCAAAACTAAAGTAAGAGAACGCAAAAAAGAAATTTATCCCAAGGGTTCTCATTCACGAAATATCAATGAAAGTCTTTTTTTGCTAAGAATTTTTGTTGAAGCCGAAGATAGGGAAAGAATACTTGCGATTCAAGACTTTTTAGAACGTGTTTGCGAATTTACAACTAGAGGTGAATAGATATTTCACTGAAATGTTGATGGAGCTAACTTTCACGATCTCTTAAGGAAATAGATAAAAATCTATTTCTGAATATTTGAGAATATGCTCCCAGCAGAAATGTCGTTCGGAAAAATTTGATAAAAATAGCCCAAAATATGTTAATACAGAATATTTCTATTAACATACTGATTTGACAGACAACACTTTCTTAAGGTAAGGCATTGTTCCATCAAACAGCTAAAAACCTTTGAATCACATCCTGACTCAATTCATTAGTAAAACCCGAAGCAACGATACCGCCTTTTTGCATTGCGTAATAGTAATCGGCTTGGCGGACAAAATGTAAGTGTTGCTCTACTAACAAAACAGAAATACCAGTGGTAGCAACTATACCACGAACTGCTGCTTCAATTTCCAAGATAATTGAAGGTTGAATACCTTCAGTAGGTTCATCTAATAAAAGTAATTGGGGTTGACCCATTAAAGCACGAGCAATAGCTAGTTGTTGTTGCTGTCCGCCACTCAAGTCACCGCCCATTCGTGAAAGCATTGATTTCAACACGGGAAATAGGCTAAAAATTTCTTCAGGAATTTCTTGATTTTTTCTCCTGGCGGGTCTCGCTTCTAATCCCAGCAAGAGATTTTCTTTGACTGTCAGACGGGGAATAATTTCTCGTCCTTGGGGAACGTAACCAATTCCGAGCTTTGCTCTTCGATCTGGAGATTTTGAATTTATTAATTCTCCTGCAAAAGTGACTGTACCATTGCGGGGTTTGAGTAACCCTATAATTGTTTTCAGGAGGGTTGTTTTACCTACACCGTTACGTCCAATTAAGCAAACCATTTGCCCCATTGGTACGCTTAAATCTACATTACGTAGAATGTGGCTTTCACCGTAATAAACATCAAGATTAGAGATTTGTAACATTAAAAAGATTTGTGTATTGTGTTTGTTAATAAAATTTATGTCAATTTAGGATAACCTGTCCTAAATAAACTTCAATAACACGCTTGTCATTTTGTACTTCTTCGATAGTACCTTCACATAACACTGACCCTTCGTGCAAGACCGTTACTTTCCGAGCAATTTGACGTACAAATTCCATGTCATGTTCAATGACTAAAATTGAATGACTTTGTGATAGTGCTAAAAGAAGTTCTCCTATATTATATGTTTCTTCGTCTGTTAAACCAGCGACAGGTTCGTCAACAAGTAAGAGATCCGGAGATTGTGCGACTAACATCCCAATTTCTAAGCGTTGCTTTTCTCCGTGAGACAGAGAACTCGCTCGTCTGTCTGCTTTATCAGCTAAACCTATGGTTTCCAATAACCCTATAATGGTCTTCCTTTCAGCAGTAGTGGGATACTCGAACAAAGTAGAAAACACATTTTTATTGCGGTTACTGCTCAGTTCCAAGTTCTCGTAAGGTGTTAGGTTGAGATAGATGCGAGGAGTTTGGAATTTACGTCCGATTCCCCGTCTAGATATTTGATGTTCTGATAAAGAATACAAACTTTTGCCTTTGAAAAAAACTCTTCCCTCGGTTGGTTTCACTTTACCTGTAATAACATCAAGAAATGTCGTTTTTCCAGCGCCGTTGGGACCAATAACGACCCGTAATTCACCCGCCTCCATGCTAAAGTTTAGCTGATTGAGTGCCTTAAAGCCGTCAAAACTAACTGTGAGGTTTTTAGTTTCTAAAATTTTGGCGTTCATGCTGCACCTCAGAATTTTCTTCTATGCTGGGATAAGTGGCAATTTGCTGACGGCGTTGGAAAAGCTGAATTCCTTGAGTGCGAAACCACCCTACTACCCCATCAGGAAGAACAGTGACAACTATCAAAAATAACGCCCCTTGGAAAAGCAACCAAATTTCGGCAAATTGTTCGCTTAAAAAAGCACGAGCATAGTTGACTAACAAAGCTCCTAAAATGGCTCCGATTAAAGTAGCACGTCCTCCTACTGCTACCCAAATCACCATTTCAATGGAAAAGGCAATGTCCATTGCTCTCGGTGAGACAGAACCGCTTTGCAAAGCGTACAATGCTCCAGCTATACCCGCGATCGCTCCCGAAACTGCAAATACTAAAACTTTAAAATCTATTGGATTGTAACCAGAAAAACGCACTCGACTTTCATCATCACGAATTGCTATTAATAATCTTCCAAAGCGTCCGCTTGTCAACCAACGACAGAGTGCATAGCTAGCTGCAAGAAACAATACCGTGAGGCTGTAGAAAACAAATTGGGTGTTTGTATCGCTAACGGTTGCTCCAAATAAAGTTGTAAAATCGATCAACCCATTTGTACCGTTAAATAGCCCTTGCTGACCGTTAAAGAAGTTAAAAAATATAATTGTTGCGGCTTGAGTCAATATAGAAAAATACACTCCGCGAATTCGATTGCGAAATACCAAGTATCCGAGTAATCCTGCAAGTATTGCGGGAACCATCGCAACAGCTATAACTGCAAAAGGGAATGAGTAGAAAGGAGTCCAAAACCAGGGGAGTTCC
It encodes the following:
- the urtE gene encoding urea ABC transporter ATP-binding subunit UrtE, with translation MLQISNLDVYYGESHILRNVDLSVPMGQMVCLIGRNGVGKTTLLKTIIGLLKPRNGTVTFAGELINSKSPDRRAKLGIGYVPQGREIIPRLTVKENLLLGLEARPARRKNQEIPEEIFSLFPVLKSMLSRMGGDLSGGQQQQLAIARALMGQPQLLLLDEPTEGIQPSIILEIEAAVRGIVATTGISVLLVEQHLHFVRQADYYYAMQKGGIVASGFTNELSQDVIQRFLAV
- the urtC gene encoding urea ABC transporter permease subunit UrtC; the protein is MRWKGRRLILIEVGVVVAIALILISIVPVLLSGFRLNLLGRFLSLAIVALGIDLIWGYTGLLSLGHGIFFGLGGYAIAMHLKLQVPPGELPDFMELYGVTELPWFWTPFYSFPFAVIAVAMVPAILAGLLGYLVFRNRIRGVYFSILTQAATIIFFNFFNGQQGLFNGTNGLIDFTTLFGATVSDTNTQFVFYSLTVLFLAASYALCRWLTSGRFGRLLIAIRDDESRVRFSGYNPIDFKVLVFAVSGAIAGIAGALYALQSGSVSPRAMDIAFSIEMVIWVAVGGRATLIGAILGALLVNYARAFLSEQFAEIWLLFQGALFLIVVTVLPDGVVGWFRTQGIQLFQRRQQIATYPSIEENSEVQHERQNFRN
- a CDS encoding glycosyltransferase family 39 protein; translated protein: MRQIKLAPYWLRFLIITVFALGVFFRFYNLDTKVYSQDETHTSLRISGYTSLEVQRQIFNSRTLKKEAFDKFQSLNYEKGLGDTLMSLAIEDPQRPPLYYLLIRIWVQLFGTSVTAIRSFSAIVSLLVFPSLYWLCRELFIVPLSVPYVAIALTTISPIHLVYAQEAQEYILWLVTIVISSGALLRALRLETTGEHKEDRIYVWGIYTVTLTLSFYTSLLSGFLAVAHGIYVTATADFRWNKTVKAYTLASLAGFCSFIPWILIILTNFFQFHQTTNGTSSKLPLFALFQAWLIQLSRIFFDLGFEIENPFTYLSALIFLIGTGYSIYLLCLTTHPKIWLFIVLLIAVPAIPLILPDLMFGGIRSTGEQYFMPSYLGIELAVAYALATQLYNGNILRRKIWEMILIVVILSGAISCAVISQKETLWSKSVSYGNLQIAKIINQSYRPLLISHASSSHSGNTFSLSYLVQPKVRFLLVRGKALPKQPKGFTDIFLLNPSTSLRKAIEKKYNTKTRKLYSYKSYTFWKLSKFNDR
- the urtD gene encoding urea ABC transporter ATP-binding protein UrtD; this encodes MNAKILETKNLTVSFDGFKALNQLNFSMEAGELRVVIGPNGAGKTTFLDVITGKVKPTEGRVFFKGKSLYSLSEHQISRRGIGRKFQTPRIYLNLTPYENLELSSNRNKNVFSTLFEYPTTAERKTIIGLLETIGLADKADRRASSLSHGEKQRLEIGMLVAQSPDLLLVDEPVAGLTDEETYNIGELLLALSQSHSILVIEHDMEFVRQIARKVTVLHEGSVLCEGTIEEVQNDKRVIEVYLGQVILN